ATCAGAACCTACCCACCCATTGCTCACCCAACGCTGAAGCTTCAAAACTGACTAATGTTGGTTATGGGCTTATGAAATATCCATCAAATTATTGCTTGCCGCTGACGCTGAAAAAATGCTGGCCATGGGCTTATGAAATATCTAGTATTTTTCTTTAGCTGAGTTTATATGAAATATCTAGTACTTTTTTTTAGCTAAGTTTATGAAATACTTCCTCCGTCCCTGattagatgacctacttggttttaagttttgtcccataaatagatgacctatttttgttactataagaaatatgtatgatttgatagttatgtttatattcgttacgtaggtgttttaaaatgctttttaaCAGTATAAAGTTTACCAAAAACCGTGATATAGtttaagaaataaatcatttctaaattttactaacatccttgtcttaaaaattgtgcaaactacaattaGGACATCTAATTacggacggagggagtatctatTATCTAGTATGTTTGACTGGCTATGGGGTTGTGTTGCTAAATGCCTAAATGGTGCCCCTTGTGTCACAAAAAGATTGCCTATTGACAACAGAAAGCTCAGGTTCCAAGTCATGGATGCATGGATTATGAAATGCATGGTCAATCCAACTGGTTGGTTATCTATAATGTATCAAGGGAAAGGAAGAAAACTCGATTTATatacaatcatatatatataatatcTTGAACCTCATCCTTTCAACCGTTTGTAAACAGAATTCATTCGAAGTTTGAGCCTAGTACAGTATGTCATCCCAATACTAGTAGTTACAGGTCAATTTATGACTACAATCTCACAAAATCTTTTCTGGTCTCTAAATCTGTAAATCTTTCTGGATAGATATGGTTGAATGATCGTTGCCCCAAATACAGCTCAGTATCGAGTCATCACCCTGATTCAATTCACTCCTGTAGTTGCTGGTTATTTCGATATAAAATCATTCAGCTTAGATCAATTTTCATCACAGTCACAATCACAATCGTCCTAATATTCAGTTAAGGCTACAATAAGTATCAACTACTAGCAATGGCTCATAGTCATGGTATTTCAGGTCTAGTTGGGAAACTTGTTATGGAATCCGAGGTGAACTGCAACGCTGACAAGTATTACAAATTATATAAGCACCATGAAGATCTTCCAAGCGTAATCCCTCATATTTACACCAGCGTCAAAGCTGTCGAGGGACATGGAACTACTTCTGGTTGTGTCAAGGAGTGGGGCTATATTCTTGGTATGCTTGCATATGAATTGATAATACATTAAAGTCGTCAAATTTATTGTCTTActttttcttcatattctgcaattAAAATTTATTTCCGGTTATATTATTGTGTTAATTTGTTCGCGCAGAGGGGAAACCACTTTCTTGCAAGGAGAAAACTACATATAACGATGAAACAAGGACGATACATCATATGGTAGTAGCAGGAGACTTGATGAATGATTACAAGAAGTTTGATGCAACACTTGTAGTTAATCCAAAGTCTAATGGACATGGATGCATTGTTAAGTGGACTATAGATTATGAGAAGATGAATGAAGATTCTCCAGTTCCATTTGGTTATCTAGCTTGCCAGCAACAGATCACCGAAGACTTGAGTTCTCACCTCTGCGCTTCTGATTAAATCGTCAATGGATATATCTATCGGATAATATCAGTGTGTTATAACGTGTAAGGTGTGTCAAAATGGAGAGTACTATCCATTAGTGAAGTGTCCGCTAGACCTATTTTCTACCTAATAAATGCGTACGTGCGCATATGTTTGGTGTGTTTCATTTCGTATCGGTTTTCATCTACTTTCTGTAATTTCTACTCATAATCAAGGCTTAATAATGCCCAAGTCATTTAGATTGTTACTACTACGATTTATCAAAGCGAAAATTGAACCCAAATTTACTTCCTCCCTCTTCTAGAAACTCATCATTAAGATGGTATATATATGTAGCCCAAAATTCAAGATCTACAGTTAAAAACAATACATTTAGATTGACTTATATATACACATTTTCAACATAACTATATCAACCTTTATTCGTTAATAATATTAACTTATTTTCAAAAAGAACGGGCacttagctcagctggtcattccCGTTTTCTAAGGTTTTATGCGTTCTTGGAGGTCCCACGTTCGAGTCCCCAATTACGTAATATTGCAGGAGTTCATATTAAagatagagttagcttgcccccatTGTGGTACAATCTCAGCCCCATCCGTTTCGGTTCCTTTatataggttacccatgaggctcgctgataGGTTAACACAACAACCTATTTAATTAATgcagtagtacgttgttggagcttagcttgttaggcttccaaccagTTAATGTAataatcttttaaaaaaatagaaaattaatattttccattATATTCGGGCAGCCATTATTTTCTTCCTTGTGCGGGTAattctcttctatttttctttGGTAAAATTTTTCAAGGTCCAAAAATTTAGGGACTATAATTCAAGATGACTTATTATGGATCAAcctaaaacaaaataagaagaagTGTGATGATGATGCTAAcgaagaaaataatatacaaaaggtACACACTATTCTCTTTTTTTAGtggattcttcttttttttcccatTACTGATTATTGGTCTTGGTCATAAGAAAGAACCAGCTGTTGATTGTTTGAATGATCCATGTATCAGTACTCTCACTGCATAGATATCACGGCATGTTGGAGCATCTTTTGTTATGTGAAGTGTGTTGCACTTGTTTGTTGGCAAATTGAACACctgatatatatattatatatatataggtggagtACAAATCCTCACAATTTGAAAGTGAAACGATgtaaatcatattttttttacAAACAAATTGGCACCGTTTTTTTCCACGACACCCACTTTAATTATAACAAGAATGCTGCACTGACTATCTGACTGCTTGCCATAGTTTTTGCACCCATCTAACAATGTTGATTTCAAAACTATGATAAAAATACGCACCCAAGAATTTATAGAAGATTCAAAGTTCGTGAAAATCTATGGGTCATCGTTTCCCTCTATCCTCGCCTATGAGTAGGAATAACATGACGCGAAAGTTCCCTTGGTGACATCATTCTTTATAACAACTAATCATGATTAGCCTATTCCAATCGATTGAATAATAGAGATAACACTATAGAAATTAAATGGTGAAATAAACTGTCACCATATCAGTtgatttcaagaaaaaaaaaaaatgaaacttatgAGCTTCCATGACATTTACACACTTACTAGAATAAAACTTACAGATGAATGTATCTCCAAACTCACAAACGTGAATTTTGAAAAAACATTTTTCTGGAAACGTttaatgtcttctgatggaatcaatattttttttttggtgattcaCAGCACAAACAAAGATGAAAGAATCTCAAAAAGGAAAAATTTTTTATTAGACCATAATCAAATCTCCTCATCTTTTAATTCCAATTTTTTCAATTGCATTGAATCTCTATTTACTCTCCCATTATCCTCCCACGATTAAGAGAGTTGCTTATCAATAAATAAGTTAAAACCGTCCATGCTCTAAGGTCTGCATGCAGCGAAACGACTGCTCCTTGATGACTAGCACGTAATAAcccattccaaaagaaaaaatgtcTAAAAAATTGAATGCTCCCTAATTATAATTATCAATGAGTTGTgtataaataagggattgtatttcttcaaccacacacattcactcattcattcattccAACTTAAttttttggtgattttttttcgtaagagtatcaacatgtcaaacatgaTTAGCCGCAACCCCATAAAAACCATTGCCCAAAACGTATTTGCTTTCTTTTCGAGAATGCATGATTGCGATGAAAATAAACATGCAAGAATTAGGTTTCGTGTTGCAAGAAAATAGGAAGAGATCGATTTCATGGCGACCAACGAAGTCATTGAGGTTCATCCGTTCACCCATAGGTATTTTACCCGTTGGGTAATGGACTGGACGTGGATGCAATTTTAATATCCGTCAATTTAATGGATTGGACACGGATGATACCAAATCCGCACCTACCAACTCATTGCTCACCCAACGCTGAAGTTGCAAAACTGAATAATGTTGGTTATGAGCTTATGAAATATCCATCAAATCATTACTGGCCGCTGACGCTGCAGAACCGACAAATATTGGCTATGGTATTATGAAATATCCAATACATTTGACTAGGGATTGTGTTGGTAAATGGTGTGCCTTGAGTTTGAAAAATATTGCTTATTGATAACAGAAATCTTAGGTTTCAAAGGTTACCTACCCGGATCAATTGGCAATGTGTGGAGTGgatggacaaaaaaaaaaagacttaaaAGGCCTAGAGTTAAagatctagaaaaaaaaaatctcccatATTTAATAGCGAGGAAACCCTCGCCTCCTGTTGGATAAggcttttttttttagtttagtgAAACAAGAGTTTTGGTGAAGACAGTTGGCAAAGCaaaaattacaaacccaaaagcAAAAGTTAACTTACCGTGTTTCGATTTTATgaaatttcaaattcaatttggaaagcCGAGTACCTACCATATTAGGACTCTCTTTTCCAAATTAatacacaaaaagaaaacaaaaacaaaaccacgtactattttcttctaaaatataaggaaaatacaaataaaatccgcacatatttcatatattttcttCGCCTATTTAATATATTCACTCAGTCACACCAAATCATCACCACGGGGTGGGTCCAAGCCTAGCGCACAACAAgttaaaagaacaaaaaaaaaatgcatgttGGGTATCACGGGCACAAAACTAGTGTGTATAAAGGCTAGAGGTTTTAGTAGGGGTGCGTAATGAATTGTTGGATACGTATTTGTTATCACATGCATCCAATCAATTTAAATGGAAGATTAAGATATTCACCCACGTCCAATCTATTACCCGTCAGATGTGACACCCGCGGTTCTCATATTTGACGGGTGAGCGGATGAGCGAATTTTATACAGATGGATTTGCGGATATAAAAAATTATAGACGTAAATGGATAAATGTTGAACAACCAAGAGTAACATAATGTCTTTCCAGCAACcaaaattataatatttattgatATGAAGGTCTCCGATTAATCCAAAATTTATACTTCTGGAATATCATTGAAGATCTTCAATGCTTCTAAATAGCAAACTATATATATCATCTACCAATTTTCCATAATACCCTTCACGAACATTATCCTTAGGATCGGGTGTCCAACTGATGGGTGATGTTCAACCTGCGTCCAACCCGTAAAAATGATCGGTTTCCAAAAATTCACTCGCGTCCAATCCTCCAAGATAAGACTTGGGA
This is a stretch of genomic DNA from Papaver somniferum cultivar HN1 chromosome 1, ASM357369v1, whole genome shotgun sequence. It encodes these proteins:
- the LOC113322269 gene encoding major latex protein 146, with amino-acid sequence MAHSHGISGLVGKLVMESEVNCNADKYYKLYKHHEDLPSVIPHIYTSVKAVEGHGTTSGCVKEWGYILEGKPLSCKEKTTYNDETRTIHHMVVAGDLMNDYKKFDATLVVNPKSNGHGCIVKWTIDYEKMNEDSPVPFGYLACQQQITEDLSSHLCASD